The Henckelia pumila isolate YLH828 chromosome 2, ASM3356847v2, whole genome shotgun sequence genome includes a window with the following:
- the LOC140879081 gene encoding protein PHYTOCHROME KINASE SUBSTRATE 1-like produces MAMPVISLTLSNNSNARRDASFSSYLNENEESFVLSLSGRKKTEDKEIDVFDAHKYFNEGTNQTCKIVKNLKNFPYVDQGRKDDPFEFLSVKTRRWTSSRSVRSESSCKSSCNSRSRLMHGTVSRNQQPGKMNKRITFLDVISCSCIGKDSNDIHDYVAENWKSGPGDKSRDLGGKNSESGHNCVKSDEPGLRLNSDNHFSFPVFSPNYEEDGNNKRKSLEVFGSPELDDRIYSRGLEKKFNMFAWNAVSPGRAVNQIKIPPISGGIDFDETRGESDSDASSETFETESMPKNRGLSLSRQGSDSLSGRNYYAPSEASAEWSVITASAADFSALSDSDDAESTASAARKPGKKVKNSSSTNAESPKVGSIFLSGCKNQKAVRVAGNVHKPDTKAHFPSARGFQKHPVSRFSGENKVMGSSAKIRKPSFEGQKLSRSRSGGAKNLLYIM; encoded by the coding sequence ATGGCAATGCCTGTAATATCTTTGACTCTATCCAACAACAGCAATGCCAGAAGGGATGCTTCCTTCTCCTCGTACTTGAATGAAAACGAGGAAAGCTTCGTGCTTAGTTTATCAGGACGAAAGAAGACGGAAGACAAAGAAATCGATGTATTCGATGCCCATAAATACTTCAACGAAGGGACGAATCAAACCTGTAAAATCGTGAAGAATCTGAAAAACTTTCCCTATGTTGATCAGGGAAGGAAAGATGACCCGTTCGAATTTCTTTCGGTGAAAACTCGACGCTGGACGTCTTCCCGGAGCGTACGTTCGGAGTCGAGTTGTAAATCAAGCTGCAATAGTCGGAGCAGGCTGATGCATGGTACTGTTTCAAGAAACCAGCAGCCTGGAAAGATGAACAAGAGGATTACTTTTCTGGATGTTATTAGTTGTTCTTGCATTGGCAAGGATTCCAATGATATCCACGATTATGTGGCGGAAAATTGGAAATCGGGTCCGGGAGATAAATCCAGGGATTTGGGAGGTAAGAACTCGGAATCAGGGCACAATTGTGTGAAATCCGATGAGCCTGGATTGAGGTTGAACTCAGATAACCATTTCAGCTTCCCTGTTTTCAGTCCGAATTACGAAGAAGATGGTAATAACAAGAGGAAATCCCTGGAAGTGTTCGGTTCCCCGGAACTCGATGACAGGATATACTCCAGGGGCCTGGAGAAAAAATTCAACATGTTTGCATGGAACGCGGTTTCTCCAGGGAGAGCGGTGAACCAGATCAAAATCCCTCCGATTTCCGGGGGAATAGACTTTGATGAAACTCGTGGTGAAAGTGACAGTGACGCGAGTTCGGAGACGTTTGAAACCGAGAGCATGCCCAAAAACAGGGGCCTCTCTCTTTCCAGGCAGGGATCGGATTCCCTGTCGGGCCGAAACTACTACGCGCCAAGCGAAGCGAGCGCCGAGTGGAGCGTGATCACCGCGAGTGCGGCGGACTTCTCCGCCCTGTCGGATTCCGATGATGCGGAATCCACCGCGAGTGCGGCTCGTAAACCCGGAAAGAAAGTGAAAAATTCGTCGTCTACGAACGCCGAAAGTCCGAAAGTTGGATCCATTTTCCTGTCGGGGTGTAAGAATCAGAAAGCTGTGAGAGTGGCTGGAAATGTGCATAAACCTGATACAAAGGCACATTTTCCCAGTGCGAGAGGATTCCAAAAACATCCAGTTTCGAGATTTAGTGGGGAGAATAAGGTGATGGGTTCCAGTGCCAAAATCAGGAAGCCATCGTTTGAAGGGCAAAAGCTAAGTCGATCACGATCCGGAGGTGCAAAAAATCTTTTATACATTATGTAA